Proteins encoded by one window of Candidatus Hydrogenedens sp.:
- a CDS encoding tetratricopeptide repeat protein, translating to MSKWVRIIIFAIIFILLVSVLIFHYNPLVSILKITALNNKIGHNEDNYYKELIRVALSALEDDPLVYYESTKKLIREASVEIEKRKDTSTEADFILAVQYIREREFTTAFNKLYGVLNKNPDWCEAYCYLGYIGFKYSISTFEACETYLQQAINCNPNKARYYSFLATLYRNEFNNTEDKKYLELAKQNFEKAIQIDPEDINAYNNYANFLVETGDYDKAELYYKKAIEIFPNHGKPYYNLACLKSIQGDADTAIKYLKQALDKNPNFRYDAKNDPDFDSIRNTPQFKELIYNYYGSTDKNQSLKDSVR from the coding sequence ATGTCAAAATGGGTGCGAATCATAATATTCGCAATCATATTTATTTTGCTGGTATCTGTATTGATTTTTCATTATAACCCATTAGTGTCTATATTAAAAATCACAGCATTAAATAATAAAATAGGGCATAATGAGGATAACTATTATAAAGAATTAATACGGGTAGCCTTATCTGCTCTTGAGGATGACCCACTTGTATATTATGAAAGCACAAAGAAGTTGATTAGAGAGGCGAGTGTGGAAATTGAGAAGCGGAAGGACACTTCAACAGAAGCAGACTTTATACTGGCAGTGCAATATATAAGAGAACGAGAATTCACAACTGCATTTAATAAATTGTATGGGGTGCTCAATAAAAATCCTGATTGGTGCGAGGCTTATTGTTATCTTGGCTATATAGGGTTTAAATACTCTATTTCTACCTTCGAGGCATGTGAAACTTATTTACAACAAGCCATAAATTGCAACCCAAACAAGGCGAGATATTACTCTTTTTTAGCAACATTGTATCGAAATGAGTTCAACAATACGGAGGATAAAAAGTACCTCGAATTAGCAAAACAAAACTTTGAAAAGGCTATTCAGATAGACCCAGAAGATATAAACGCCTATAACAATTATGCAAACTTTTTAGTAGAAACTGGTGATTATGACAAAGCAGAACTCTACTACAAAAAAGCGATAGAAATTTTCCCAAATCATGGCAAACCATACTACAATTTGGCATGTCTTAAATCTATTCAGGGAGATGCGGATACCGCTATAAAATACTTAAAACAGGCATTGGACAAAAACCCTAATTTTAGATATGATGCAAAAAATGACCCCGATTTTGATTCAATACGGAATACCCCACAATTTAAGGAGCTAATTTATAATTACTACGGGAGTACTGATAAAAATCAATCTTTGAAAGATTCAGTCAGGTAA